A segment of the Carya illinoinensis cultivar Pawnee chromosome 1, C.illinoinensisPawnee_v1, whole genome shotgun sequence genome:
ATAAGGTTGTacgtgaaaaaaaattaactacgATAGTTTATGTTGAACTATTTATAATATCTTATTTTCCTTGCAGTAATCACTAATCATTAGAACAAacttgtgaatattttaaataatttatgaatatcaacaaaataatttataaataataataaaataataataaataatttataaataataataacctaTATATTTAGGGATCCCCTcgtattactttattattatttataaattatttaatattttattattatttacgaattcttttcaaaatttaagaCCCCTGCGCCCCATGGACCACACAGACTTTCACAACTTTGTACCTAACCTTACTATTCTTCCTTTTCAAATATCGACACACGATTTTTTAATTACGTGTCCAAGCATGCACCACGCACGCAGTAGACACTGCTGATCACATGAATGGgataattagaattaaaaattagaatattCTGTAGATATCATTACttctaaaaaaggaaaaagtaataAGCACATCGTAATTTTTTACAAACCTTTACACAATTATCCTGTGAAGAGAGAGTATGGGTATACCATTAATTTGTAAGTTTGTAGTTTGATCTGATGATTTGAAATCAGTTTGTAGTTTTGTTGATCATGTCATTTTGTTCGTTATGACAATTAGGTGGCGGATGCCATGTCAAAAGTTTGCAGATTGCTGACGATTGGTCCAACAGTTCCATCTTTCTACCTAGACAACCGTATCGAAAACGATAAAGATTATGGGCTTCATGTTTTCGCATCAGATTCTTCTCTCTGCACCAATTGGCTGAACGAGAAACCAGCAGGATCTGTTGTTTACGCGGCATTCGGCAGCATGGCGGGTTTAAGCAAACAGCAACTGGAGGAAGTGGCGTTTGCATTAAAAGGGAccggtttttattttttgtgggtaGTTAAGGCTTCAGAGGAAACAAACCTCCCAGAAAACTTTGTGAAAGAGGCAGGCGAGAAGGGCTTGTTTGTGCGTTGGAGCCCTCAACTGGAAGTACTATCGAACAAGGCAGTTGGGTGCTTTCTCACGCACTGTGGGTGGAATTCGACCGTAGAGGCATTGGGCTTGGGAGTACCGATGGTGGGGATGCCACAGTGGACTGATCAAAATCCAAATGCCAAATATATTGAGGATGTGTGGAAGGTGGGAATTAGGGTTAAGGTTGATAAACGTGAGAGTGGGATTAATATTGCGGGGAGAGAAGAGATAGAGTCTTGCATAAGGGAAGTAATGGAGGgggagagagggaaagaaatgaaggAGAATGCTAAGAAATGGAGGGAATTGGCTGTAGCAGCAGTCAGTGAGGGTGGCACTTCGGACAAGAACATTGATGAATTCATAACTGAAGTGACGAGGCGTTAATTGAGTAATTTCCTCGATTATTATCATCATGATCTGCTTCCCGGCCTTAATAAACgtgatatttttatcatattaataaagtcatgctactttgtttttttggagGGCTCGTGATTTTGGATTTATATGTTAGTTTTTCAACTAAGGTGTCATTTCAAGTAACGATAATTAATGCATGGACGTAAATGTGTAATGGAGGCTCCAACCACATAATTTAGATCTATAttttaacataaatatatagttaatgaACGATacaattaaaatcatatcacaaaaaacaattataacttctcatttttaattaatatgaacATGGAGCACCAAGTTCAGAacatgaaaatataataaaaaaataaatttaaacttgctataatagtttttttatttgaaaagaagaataaaattacttatacaactcatatttgagataaaaacaatttgactaattcaatataaaataaGAGCAATGTTACGTACAGTCATGGAATTGCAAATGCcacgtaatcgttttgaaaaagagtggagtccacgattaaaatgttagtttttttttcatgtgagtctcatattaattcatttttttcaaaacgactcaCGCCGCTTACACAACtacgattgtaaatatcatttctcataaaataaatatgatgatattttttaaattttaaaaataaaaagatatttaacTAAACCAGCACTAATGCAAGTGGAACTTCTTTGTCCAGTACTACTTTAATTTGAGCATGCATGCAGCGAATGATTTAGCAGGCCAGTGAACAGGATTTTCACTTTGAATACCAGTACTACTGCTAGCCGGTTTTTCATTTCGTGGTTTTGGCGTGAACGGCCTTCAATAATTGCGCACGCAGCTATATATAGGCTAGAGCTAGCAAGCACGCAACtgccacatgcatgcatgtatcatGTGTATTTTGATCTCTGAGTACTTCTGTAGCCCGTGAACCGaataaggtaaaaaaaaaatatatatatatatatatatatatttattttttgattcattttgatttatattttttaaaaaataaaaaaaattcacaatattattaaaaaatattttttaaatcaataaataaaaaaatatttaaaatacaaattcgAATCTCAAAACATTTAAAATCTATACTTGCATGGCcaaatatcattaattaaattcatgaaatggatatatatatcatcTAAGAATTATgccatatagtcatttttatattttttttatgtatttcactaatatgattagtcaaaataattattttatattaaaaataataatccaactaattataataataaaatatataaaaataactattcatataaaatttttgatcaTGTAATTTTACTATTGCCAGCCGAAGGCAAAAGCGTGCATATAAATAAGTACTCTTGGTTAAACGGTACCATTAATTACTGAGAGGAAGAAATTAATTTGCctgatattatatttatatataaaatagaaatttttatttttaaattgatatatggaacacaatatttaattaataaaatattaacataCCATAGTTAATTTAATTAGATGCATTGCAAGACCATGtgattcctatatatatattcgacCGTACGAGTTCTACTTTTGTGTGGTCCAAGTACTTTTGTGTGGCTCAATGGGGGAGACTCATGCCTTGCAATCGAGAACGAAGATAAGGCCACTCAGTACCATGAGCATCGCACCTGTGGCAATGAGCCCACATCATACATCTGTCGTTTCCTCTTTAACTCTTGCGGTACTGATTGATTCTATGCCTTGAAATATTGGCCGAAGAGAAAGATGCGGTCCGGTTCCCACCCTTAGATAGtgctataaaaattaatttataatataggcATCAAATCGTAATTTGCTTGCTATAAAATATTTCCTCTCCGCCAATATCCTCAGCCTTGATCTATGCATTGAGAGTGCTAAGTTGCTAACTAGCTAGGAAGAGTGAAGctagaagaaattaaaaatggaGAGGGGAACGCATATCCTGGTTCTTGCCTATCCAGTACAAGGCCACATAAACCCACTACTCCAATTCTCCAAGCGCCTGGCCTCAAAGGGTCCTAGAGTCACCTTTGTCTTGACCAGCATCATGAGCAAGTCCATATTGCAGACCGTGAAAGCTGCCGGCAGCAGTGTCAACTTTGAGACAATTTCTGATGGCTCCGAGGATGTTGATCTTAAGACGGAAAGCATCGATGCGCAGCTCGAGCGTATCGAATTGGTAGTCCCGCAAAGCTTGGCAAAGTTCATCGAGAGACAAAAAGGCTCCGAACACCCTCCGACAATTCTAGTGTATGACTCAGTGCTGCCATGGGCTCTAAATGTAGCCAGGAAACTTGGCGTAGATGGAGCTCCTTTTTTCACGCAGTCGTGTGCGGTTAATGCAATATATCATCATGCGCTTCGAGGAACATTTGGCCGGATTCCTGCAGAAGGGCCTTTGATATCACTTCCCTCGCTGCCATCACTAGGTATCAGTGATATGCCTTCGTTTCTTTGCGGCACGCACTCCTACCCAGCTCTGCTAAAACTCGTACTGGATCAATTCTCAAACTTACAGGAAGTTAATTGGCTCTTGTACAACACTTTCGACAAGTTGGAACATGAGGtactaccatatatatatatagtctcaGCAATCcatacatgcatgtcatgagTATTCagccatacatacatacatacatacacacatctctctctctctctctctctctctctctatatatatatatataaatatatttccaTTCACTATATATGCTTTCTTATTCACATGCATGCCTCAATACCCAAATATAGtggtagtactagtactacgcactctagctatatatatatatatatatataatcgatGGCACTCACACTGATCTCTCCTAAAATCAAGTACTTCATGGAATGAATGAAATTCTACATGCATTTATTAATCGAAAAATGACTTTCCTCCGGTACTACTTCAAACTTCATATATATCGATCCTGCATGCATGATCCGTGGAGTCGCAGAGTCGGTCACATTTTCGTAAGTTTGAGCAAGCAAAATTTACTAACATAGTGACATGCAAGCATGTTCCAGTCACTACTTGCAGCTAGCAACCCTTTAATGAattgtgttttgaaaaaaaaactgttacgtacataaaaagattatataaaataaatttataaattaatataattttataaaatttattagatttattttataataaaaataattttataatttaacgtgtcatatattaaattatattaatttatataagttttatttttgtataattttttttaaataaaatatttttcttctgaAAAAAAGTACGTACTATATGCATGAGTCGTCTACTCTCAGGCCGCTCTGATCCGTTGATATggcatatatatgcatgcatctaTAGAAGTACTTATGGCAGCTGCTCtgtcatataattattaacttagCTGACAAGGAGAAGAGGCATGAAGCTAAGTTTCTTAATTAGTTTGTTGTGCTCTTGGTGATGACACGTAGCACTTGATGATAAGAGCTAGATTTACGTAAGATCATAACATGATACTCTTATCTTAtcgcatctcatctcatttaattctATCATCCCACGTGTAAATCCGGGAAAAACTAACTATAGCTAACTATGGAGAAAGTTGGAGGGACGTTGATGCGGGAGAAAATTTTATGGGAGGTGAACGAAAATGGTCAGTGGCTTAGGAAGTGGTATTGATACTTACAGTAgatattgaaaggaaaattaaaaatttatactaCTGGATATGCAAGTTCTTTGAAAATAGTCTAAATagagttgatttttttaaaaagaatttatacaCTCTAGACTTGGATAAATCATTTTTCGAAAGACTGATTCAATATTAAAGAGGTGTTGCTTTATTCAAATCATATATCATGATCTTGCTGATCTTTTTCTGTATATATCCTAATCCTTTAGAccaattttctttcttctgcaAAGCCACCCAACAAAATGAGTCCAAATCTGCTTTCTCTTCCTcctatttatttgtttgggaAGTGGGAACCACATGCATGCATCtaatgcgtggaaaaattatgataatttgtATAAATGTCATGACACGTAATCAGACAATTATCTCTTTGACTTCAAATATTCCATCATCTTTTTCCTCCTGCTCCATGTAtctccacacacacacagacacagagagagagagagagagagaga
Coding sequences within it:
- the LOC122278534 gene encoding UDP-glycosyltransferase 74F2-like, with protein sequence MADNKAYRGHILAVTYPSQGHINPLLQLSKRLASKGLKATIATSVFIYNAMELHKASGGPVQFETISDGYDEGGFAQAESIHEYLTRMEASGTKTLSDLILKYKDSATPIDCVIYDPFMPWALEVSKKFGLIGAAFFTQTCAVNYIYYLVHHGHLKLPITSTPISIPGFPLLELEDMPSFICVSGSYPAYFAMVLNQFINTDKADWVLVNTFYELEREVADAMSKVCRLLTIGPTVPSFYLDNRIENDKDYGLHVFASDSSLCTNWLNEKPAGSVVYAAFGSMAGLSKQQLEEVAFALKGTGFYFLWVVKASEETNLPENFVKEAGEKGLFVRWSPQLEVLSNKAVGCFLTHCGWNSTVEALGLGVPMVGMPQWTDQNPNAKYIEDVWKVGIRVKVDKRESGINIAGREEIESCIREVMEGERGKEMKENAKKWRELAVAAVSEGGTSDKNIDEFITEVTRR